The segment TATGTTGATGACTTAAGTCATAAGTCATTTCCAAAATTGTGCACTTTTCATTGAAACAGTGGCATCCAAATAAACCTTGTTTACTACCTATTtcattattgtctttttttttctgtaggtATCGTTACAATCAGGTAAtctctgtgtattttatttgaaccaatctaaatctaataaatgatGACATTATGaaattcaatttattttgtaagcATTCTTGTCTACTTGAATACAGAGAAGGGCTAGTGGGTTTGTGCTTTTTttaggactaaaaaaaaacaaaaaactatgatCTTATTCAGTCAGGGGACTTATAAGagacaaaatgtattttaaagtatttgagTTACATTTATTAGGTTCTAGTgacaacataatttttttttctatctataaTTGATTGTAATCTCTTGACACTTAACAAAGCAGCAATCCAATCCAAGTTTTTGCCACAATATAAGTTACTCTCACTCATTCCATTTTATAATAGTTTTTTTCCCTGACTGGATAAGATTTCAGAAGCTTTTTAAAGTTATCCACTACTCATTTTCTGGGAAGGAGTCAATtcagtgttttttattttaatttataaaatttgttgttttttttattaaattacatAAAAGAATGATTAGACCCTATTGCCTGCATACTGTAATGCTAGGTCTAAGACTtaagatctaaatataaactaGTTTCTCAAGCATGTGCTACTAATTAAAATGGTATTCTTGCTGTGTATACATTTTGTAAATTTGTATGATAACCCCAAATAGATGTAGCAAGTCTATACCTAAATGTAAGATTGTTATTCTCCATTATTTCAGAATGCTCTTTCTCATAAAATATCAAGTGAaagtattttgtgtgtgtgtgattcagTTCTCAGCAATGGCAGCATTTAAACTAAGGCTATGGGCAATAgggaaaaaagaaagcattaacatatttttgtgtatataCCCCTGCAGAGGGTTCTAGCCCAAACACGCTTATGCCCcacacaaattacaaaataagtaaaaacaaatatgacccTTATATATCCTGCATGAGCGAAGCGTGACTTGCTGTAAACTACAAGTATATAAAAGTACTATCATcagtactttttgttttcttgaggtttagaattagatctTCATAAAGCTTCCCAATGTACATTTAATGACCTCACAGCTAACTATAGAGGGTATAAGGACCCACCTGTATGTTCATAGTTATggtacatttatgtgtaagatAAATTCTGTAAACCCCACATCTTTGTCTAGCCCGCACAGCTGTCATTCGTTTGTAAAAACCTGTGTAACCTGCAGGTTATATCTGCAAAAATATGGTACAGTATAAGTGATAACTATTTCAACATGGAAAGAGGAAACTTACTTTGTTGGTACACAGGTGGCTTTATTTTGTATACCTAGTATGTTGAACACTGTTAAACTATTTGTGATGTCTACCCCACTAGGTCTTTGTATCAGGGTTAAATGTTGAGCTTGTTTGATATCAGTTGTCTATAATGTTTATATTGGTGTTAAAAGGTCTAAATAATGTGAtgtttatattgacattgttacTTCCCTTAGACATATTCACTATTTTCCCACTGATGTGTCAACTATattaatgtcattaaaaattgttttatgatCTAACAGGCATTCTCTAGTGTTTCCAGGACCCTGATTAGTTTAAGGAAAAGAACattcattataattatttttattttaatattggtATGCTATTTTGTGCATGAGTTTAATTTGTTTCAATCTTTAAATgacagttttgtttgttttatattcaGTGTTTGTTATCCTTatgagattatatatatatatatattaaacatagaaATGTGCAGCTAAAAGAAACCAAGGTGCATTTATCTCATCATGTTCCTATCAGTGTTTTTGGATGTCAATATATTTCTCAAAATGTACTAACACCCAGATGATTGGGAAAGAGCTAGAGGTCtcattgtagtaaaataaagtaaattaccTCTTTTAGACCtcatgggcagatgatgtaaaggtcatctgttcccatggcccacggttaatgagggtgttatATGGCCAGTATAATGGCTgaccatctttacttttccgcaataaatgtcaacaaatattattagagttgtgtggacaTAGTCGCACCCTAAATgtcctaaaattcaaaatcccagtcttcactgataTTTGAACTTGAGATCCCTCGGTTCAGAACCCTAGTGccataccactcagccaccatatCCCTCCTCTCTGTagtaagtatattttttaaaaaataaaaattttcagataaatgggaTATCTTCACCCATTCCTTTTTTGTTTCCTccctgaaataaaatgtatgccAACTCTGTTTGATAAAGTTTTAATGTGTAATAAGTGGTACATACATTGGAATATCTTAGTGTCACTGTTCTAATACATAAAGTGGCTAACTTGATTTCATCACACTGAACCTTCTAGTTTCTTAAGGGGGAGGGAAACACCACAGAAACTTTGCTAAGCCACTGTATAAAGTGTTATGCTTTCAACTGTTCACAAGGGTGTCGTGTTGCAAGCCCAACGACCAGCCacttttagttttagttagatACACATTTGTTAGACCATATTTTTGTAGAAACAAAAACGGTGCATACATTATAGTAAAAGTTCATGCTCTCGCCTACCCCAAACGACAATTCACATACGGCATGTGGTATTATGTATCTGTGGCCGTTCTGGGGGAAGTAACTTTCaaattatttcgatctaaaTTTGTGGGGCTATGACCACCAGAATGACATACAACACATAGGTAATATTAAACTATGcaaataaatgttattattcGTAGGCTATGTCAACTAGATCCTTTTCATTGTAAAAAtccaaatgtaaatatttatctcACTTTGCTAACTCCAAACGGTCTTAAtaatcataaataataataataagtacattattaaattagttttattgTAAGTATTTTTTAGAGCAGATTCTTAGTCAAATACATGTATTACTTCCCTTTTGCACGAACCGCAACTCTTTCATAAAGTTAGCACGTGATAAATTTATTGAATAAGTTAAAAATACGACAAAAATAATATTcgttataaattacaaatagtataattattgagtttgtatttttttttgaaaaggtcctaaaacaaaattatgtaaTGTATTCCCATTTTTATAGTATCTTGTGATCTTGAAGTCCAAGGTCACGATCTCTTATTATTAATTCGCTGTCGtctgctagatctagaaccaaATCCCATCATTCCACAGTTTACCAACAGTCGTGCGACGAAGGTGCAGGCTCCTAATTTTAACCCCATGTTATGTAtgttctttccccccccccccttctttcttctTATTGAATTCTATCGTCTGCTGGCACGTAGACGGCCGTCAAGacgagagggagaaagagaggagagagagaatccAGTGAGCCCTCGCTCGACCCCCTGACAACAGAAGTGAGCGCACATAGGCCTGGGAACAGGGTCACGTTCCAGCGCATTTAAAAGCAGATGAAAACTTTctaaggcagtcttttttttttttccttgtttcgAAATCTTTCTGACTTGACCAGTACCAAACTGCTAAGTTTTTATATGAACACACACTACAGTCAGTTGAACAGCTGTGATCAGTCCATCGtattaaaatataatgaaaacGAAAGTGAATGTGTTTCTGGATTTGTATTCActgtaagtagaaaataaagCCTGTGCATGTTAAGTGACTAATTGCATAATAAACTTGACATGAAGAGCAGACATGATTACGTCATTGGTTGTGTGGTGTTTTTTATGACGTCATCTCCAATTTATCAGATTACGTATACATTATAGCTAGCGTAATCAATGCTAACTCAtcacaagaaaatatattattagatctaattaattaaGCGTTCGTTGACGTCTATATTCTATCAAAAcaaagatttagattttaaaggCGGTAAAGTTTGAACACAATATTGGGTAGATTAGGGGCCTATAGGCCTAGGTTGTTAacctattatttattaaatatttccaAATAATCACGCTTgaaaggtagaaaaaaaatatatcagcattctaacaaaaaattaaattgatttaattacataatttaCATCTAAACAATGTTGATAGCATTTCCCCTCTTAATATTGGGCCTTTTTGAGAAGATATGCCCTATTTGTAGACCATATAGAGAAATAGGGATACGCACGAAATTATTATAGAGGAATCAATATAGTTTGTTTAAATAACTACTCTACCCTAGAACTATTCATTCAGAGAATCTGTTTTTGAATGACTGTTGGAaacaaatcaaaaaaaaaaaaaaaaaggatacgttaaacaaagaaaaatatgcctatggagagaagaagaaatgaaacattttcgtGGGGTGTTTCTAGTTCTTCTTTGTTTCATGTACACCTACCATTATACGCTTACACAAATGAAGCAACAAAGAAATTATATATAGTGCATTCGATACATGATGTTGTGTTTAGAGATGTGTTACAGTTTTGTTGTCTAATAACATGCAAAAAAAGTAACGGGAAGTATTGTTTATTGTTGTTACTATGCCAGTCAGTGCGAAGCATCTTAGTCCTAtaaacaaaaccttttttttttcttcttcttctgctGAGCAGTTTACATGTTGAGTGTTGGGGCATaggttggggggaggggaggagcATGGGGGTGGTTTACGATTCGTGTGAGCATACTCCGATTTTAGGAAAACGTTGAGGGGGTGGGAGAGAGAATCTATGTCAGAGTGCCAGAAGGAGGGCACCTTGTGTTTCTTTGTTCCtggcatctctctctctctctctctctccgtctctctcttttccagCTCAACAGATGACATCAGCTCCGAGTTAGTAGGCTAAAATATGCCACGTTCTACATCACTCGCAGTGCTCCTAGAGAATCTCTAGGCTATCGTCTGCTCATGTAGGCTTTTCTTCACTCGCTGGTCCCACAAGATCTGGagtgctccccccccccccctggtcaacacatcgccccccccccccttgccatTCGTTTAGTGTACCCACCCCCCTCCTGTATCGAATGACAAGTAGACATCAAGTGTGGACGTGCATGACGTCATCGCCATTATCAATGCCCGACATAGAAAGTGCATGGTGACtatttaaaatagaatataGAGACCCTAATGTTCACCATTTCATTATCCCTAAACTAAATTATATATTGGAAtgttggggtggggggaggaggaatagggtacagtttttttttaacgctcTTCCCTAATTGTTTAATTCAAGACTAGTCAATCACTATGCATAGAGTTGCCTGCCATTTGACAATGGTTGATAATCATCAGATCATATTTAGCTtcttttttattagtttttttttttttacataaatcaaaTAATTCAGAAAGAAGTTTCAATATTGAATCCAtaaaaagattattatattttaaaaactattgatcttttaaaattaaaacagcaTTTTcccttcatttaaaaaaacaactttttccTATAGTAGCCTACTCAGATTATTGAGAACATTCCATTtcggtttatttttaaaagataaatagtGCGTAGAGGCGGGTATGCAAATCAAATATTTCAAGCTTAAAACTGTAGGCTATCATTTTAACTTTTAGTATTTTAAATATAGGCTAATGttatagactttatttaaactatttctaCATCAAATCAGTTATGttaactttttaacaaaataatatatctAAACATAGagactatattttgttttaaattttatcagttgtaggcctataatagtATGATGCTTGTTTCGTCTTTGATCAAAAGCTCATAATACAATATTCTCTAGCCAGAACTAATTCATCATGCCCTTGTGATAAACTGGATTGTTAACTGGCAAGCTAGAAGAGCTATTGGCTTTCTTCagtgaatgcctgggcattagctgtggtcggaatgatgtcgcccacacatcagttcccccctctccacgcagctgatgtaggcctatccaaaggaacggcaagtgccgatacagtttggggtcagccgcgtcgcaggttctgccagggtgtagcactgggtgctgcaaactgccttagggtcgccagctcgtGATTTTTCcccagggttgactcccgaagccttccCATGATGAATAATTCCCATAACTGGCAAGCTATAAGAGCTAATCACTAATgaaataacataaaaatgaCGGTAATagcttcaaaataataaaacccAGATAATCCCTTTTGTCTAAAGTAATTACACTTAAAGGCATGGTTTCTCAACTCATGCGCCATGATTGTTAGACAATGCAGTTTACCAGTGAAAGCAAGCATCGTGAAAACCCTTTTCAAATAGAGAATTACTGCGTGAAAAAGCAAACAACTAAGAATTCGTTACATAGTGAGTTACATAGTGAGTTACTAGGTGAGTTACATAGTGAGTTACATAGTGAGTTACTAGGTGAGTTACATAGTGAATTACATAGTGAGTTACTAGGTGAGTTACATAGTGAATTACATAGTGAGTTTCATAGTGAGTGGTAAGCTACATCAGAACGTGCTTTATTAAGAAGTTTTgatttttaatcaattaaaattggaaaacaaaatttgagaattgttattgtttctgaATTCTAACCGGTGCCTGGCTTCTGCTTGAGAAGTTCAAAGGCGGTTAGTCATGATTCCAATGTTTGCTGTGGGAAGTATGTTTCAATCATTTAAATACTCTAAAGAAACAATTACGAAGCTGCACTTTGATCACTCTTAGGAAACTGTAAAGCATCGCCAATTAAAATACCTCATCTTAATTCCTCTTAGACTTTTGACAGACCCTAGTACTGTAACAACCCTGTATTATTACCAACACATTGGATAGCAGTATGGAAGAGCTGAGGAGAACAGTCAGCTACTTTTTTTGCATGGCACAGACTACAAAAGAGTTGACACCTCAACATCAAAACTCTTGTCGAAGAATATCTTCCTCTTATAGCCAGTTTTTGCTGCTAAGCTGTAAGATCTTTAGCAGTGGTAAATGAATATAAGTAAAGGGCTACTACTACTAGAGGCCCATGTTCTGTTGCGAAGTTGACCGTTCTAAGTAGGtctataatttaaaatgctTAATAGTAATACTACTTTTGTAAAAGACATTGGGACTTGAGTTTGATGAAATTGATATATTTAGTATAAAGGCGTCACTAGGGGTGGTGTCACCCTGTGTGGTCCGCACCCCTCGCAAACCCTAGCCTCGCCATTGATCTTGTAAGAATtgcatttttgtaaaaaattaaattcagtTTATTGTTTCCAGGTGACGTTTAAATCTGAATCTGAAGAATGGCCTCGACCTTGGACCCTTTGTACCAACATAACCAGCTGTTCAACTGGATGTATTTGACGTTAGCTGACCAGCAGGCTGGACACATCAGTCCCAGCATCTACGGTAACGGTGGCTCTACTGCCAACACAGACCTGTGGTTCGAGGAGCATTACCGACAGAAGTCTACACTTGACTCGCATGGGACTTCCAGGAACCACTCTCTGACGTCGTGCAGTGGGAGTTacctaaacaacaacaacttgcAATCATTGACCAATGGAAATATTCCTTCCATAGCAGCTAACGGCCTAGCCAATGTCAAACTCCAAGCCATAACGGGTGGAGCTTTTGCCAACGGAGGCACCCAATCACTGCATTCTCTCAACAGCAGGAACGCCCAGTCGCCTTTGACAAGTATGGTCAATGTTAACAACCTCCTCAAAGCCAACGGCTTGTCTAATGTAAATGGTTACAATGATTCCTGGTCAAGTCAACATCACGAATACAGCAGCATTGCATCAGTAAGTACCTTAGACTACTTTCAAGAAGCCTGGCCTATATATTTAACTCTATCCCCTTTGCAGCATGGACAATTAGTAATTCTCTTGAACAAACCCCAGTCCATCGCAGAGTTCCTTAAGTAACAAGATTTATAACAGCATATGTAAATACATAATAGACCACAATGTCTATGCAGTGCCGTTAACTAGATATTGAGGTAAAATTTCTTAATCGACGGATCAATGTTTTAAAGAAGTATGTTAACAGTAAGACTACTGCCATCTAGCGACTATTGTATTGAATGGCTATGTAAGGAATGTCTTTTAGCCATTCATCCGTCTTCCCAGGAGTTTACCTGTTTTGCaatgtttattataaaatgGCCGACAATGGAGGCCCCAATTTTAATGAGAAAATTCTGTTTGAactccaaattaaaaaaaaaacaacctattaTTATAAGCTAAGATTACTTTATGATCGCACATttcaacagaaacaaaatataacaacaaaggtttTGGATTAACCaaattttttcaaaagtatataaaa is part of the Biomphalaria glabrata chromosome 2, xgBioGlab47.1, whole genome shotgun sequence genome and harbors:
- the LOC129924468 gene encoding uncharacterized protein LOC129924468, whose translation is MASTLDPLYQHNQLFNWMYLTLADQQAGHISPSIYGNGGSTANTDLWFEEHYRQKSTLDSHGTSRNHSLTSCSGSYLNNNNLQSLTNGNIPSIAANGLANVKLQAITGGAFANGGTQSLHSLNSRNAQSPLTSMVNVNNLLKANGLSNVNGYNDSWSSQHHEYSSIASTPFPSHSVSSPSPYSSIVDLTDQFSDLTLSQDRRLGKRPPSSYLCHLCFTKGHYIKDCPQARPKGEGLTPYQGKKRCFGEYKCPKCKRKWMSGNSWANMGQECIKCHILVYPHKQRPLEKPDGLDVSDQSKVHPQHLCEKCKMLGYYCRRVN